In Microbacterium galbinum, a single window of DNA contains:
- a CDS encoding carbohydrate ABC transporter permease, which yields MGTPALRESATLFPKKRRRPHRGYASSVWWFVLPAAVLYVFAVVVPSAQGSFFAFTDWDGVSPNPSPVGFEQFTKILSDPNAVIAIRNTLLVAIVVMVVQNILGLLIALGVNSRIKSRNVLRVLIFAPVVITSIAVGFLWKNLLAPDGAVNQGLEAIGLGALRQNWLGDPDVAIWAIMIVMIWQFVGYSMVIFLAGLQGIPDEVLEAASIDGAGSIRRFWDIVRPMLAPAITINLMLSLISGLKVFDQVWVMTQGGPGGATNTISTLIYSNAFQLGRFGYGAALAVVLTIFVAIASAIQYRLLARQES from the coding sequence ATGGGAACACCCGCATTGCGTGAGAGCGCGACGCTCTTCCCGAAGAAGAGACGACGCCCCCACCGCGGCTACGCGAGTTCCGTGTGGTGGTTCGTTCTCCCCGCAGCGGTGCTCTACGTCTTCGCCGTCGTGGTCCCCAGCGCGCAGGGCAGCTTCTTCGCCTTCACGGACTGGGACGGCGTCAGTCCTAACCCGTCGCCGGTGGGCTTCGAGCAGTTCACGAAGATCCTCAGTGACCCGAACGCAGTCATCGCCATCCGCAACACCTTGCTCGTTGCCATTGTGGTCATGGTCGTGCAGAACATCCTCGGGCTCCTCATCGCCCTCGGCGTGAACTCGCGGATCAAGTCACGCAATGTCCTCCGCGTCCTGATCTTCGCTCCCGTCGTGATCACGTCCATCGCCGTGGGATTCCTTTGGAAGAATCTCCTCGCCCCGGACGGCGCCGTGAACCAGGGTCTCGAAGCCATTGGCCTCGGAGCGCTCCGTCAGAACTGGCTGGGCGACCCCGATGTCGCCATCTGGGCGATCATGATCGTGATGATCTGGCAGTTCGTCGGATACTCCATGGTCATCTTCCTCGCCGGCCTCCAGGGGATCCCTGATGAGGTGCTCGAGGCGGCCTCCATCGACGGCGCGGGATCGATCCGTCGGTTCTGGGACATCGTTCGGCCCATGCTCGCTCCCGCGATCACCATCAACCTGATGCTCTCGCTCATCAGCGGGCTCAAGGTCTTCGACCAGGTCTGGGTGATGACGCAGGGAGGCCCAGGAGGGGCGACCAACACCATCTCTACCCTGATCTACTCGAACGCGTTCCAGCTGGGGCGCTTTGGGTATGGGGCAGCCCTCGCGGTTGTCCTGACGATCTTCGTCGCGATTGCTTCTGCGATCCAGTATCGACTTCTCGCCCGGCAGGAGAGCTGA